From Arachis hypogaea cultivar Tifrunner chromosome 3, arahy.Tifrunner.gnm2.J5K5, whole genome shotgun sequence:
ATTCATTGATTCTATTTTATGTTACCTATTAGAATTTTCTTGCAATATCCCACAAGAACTCACCCTGTGAAACACAAATTCATGACTTTGAGCATAATTAATAGGTTGTTTTTCAGTGACCTTTTCCCTTTTTGTATATGCTATAAACTTACTGAACCAGAAACAATCTGTTTCTTCACAGGCCGCAAATGATCCAATTGCTCCTGCTAGGGGAATTCCTCGTGAAGATATCGAGGTATGTGCAGCTTCTTTTCCTTGGATCATGGAATTCAATGTTACCATTTCTTCACTAGAATGTTATTGGTAAATGATAAGGAGATGTAAAATGGGAAAGGGAGGAATAAGGATGTACATAGATGGAAATGTAATGATCTTTTTCAACAGTAGAGAAAATCATAAATGGTACGATTTGGACGTTGGgatagacaaaattaaaaataaaaaatggaattCACATGGTGACCACACGATTTTAATTGCTTCTTCGTttgctttttagtttttatgtcgTTGCTTCCTCTTATTACATTACTAAGTATACATTGATTGATACTCTTAACAAGTTAATAGTCGACCATCAAGTTTTCATATATGTACTAAACAACATATTCTTAGAACAGAAAGATATCTTGTTTTCTTGTCTTTGTCAATGTATTGGggtttccatgttctttgttctaTATTAACTCCCTGGTTGAGTATAATTTGTTTTATCATGGCAGGAAAATCCGAACTGCTTGTTAATAGTTACACCAAAAGGTGGCCATCTGGGGTGGATTGCTGGTGATGAAGCTCCATTTGGAGCTCCTTGGACTGATCCCGTGGTAATGGATTTCATTCAATATTTAGAAACAGAGGAAGTCAAATACCCTAAAACTAGTGCTAATCCTGATGGTAAAGTAGCCTTGCACCATCTTGAAGTGTAGCATGGCACTAATGAAGACATTACAATCTTCCGATGTCACCATTCGTCGCTGTACATTCTGGAATACTGTATTGAAGCAATTACACTCATTTTTTTGTGTGGAATACTGCAGGACTTGGATCCTTGCAGCTCAGGGGGTTGATATCAACCATGATCCTTTCACAGACCATTCAATAAAGTAGAACTGCATTCTTTATGAGTGCGTTGGAACTGTAATTGTTTAGTTTGAGGTAAATAGAGATATTGATTAAACAAGACTAGTGTAATTGTATTGTTTTAACATTCAATTCACATAATtcgtttcattttaaaatttgttactgAGTTCATTACtatattttttccttttaacTAATTTATTGGATATGTTGCTGGTGGGATCAATGTAGAAATCATTGATAGCTAGGAAAAAGCATAAAAAGTGGGGAAGAATATATAGACTTTTGTATTAAGAACAATGGAACTAATAATTGATGCTAATTATTTCCTAGGCAATATATGAACCTTTAAGGATTTCTTCATCACAGTTGTGAATAGCAGCTTCTCTGACAAATCAATGTCATCTCCACTCATAGCCTTCCACTCAAAATTCCAAACTAAATTGGCCACAAAATACTCCAAGTGGAGAATTGCTAAACCATATCCAGGGCACATTCTCCTCCCAGCCCCAAATGGCATcatctttatctctttacttccCATTATATCAAAAGTTGTTCCTCCATTGTCCATGAACCTCTCTGGCTTAAAGGCCATAGGGTCATCCCAAGCTGTAGGGTCCCTACCTATCTCAGCCACAAAGAAATTTACAGAGGCAGTGGTAGGAACCAAAAAACCATCCAGAACCACATCCTTGGTTACTCTATGAGGAGCCACATAGTGCAGTGGTGGATGGCGTCGTAGACCCTCCAAAATCACAGACTTTAGATATGGCAATTTTGGCAAATCTTCCTCCTTCACCTGGTTCTCTCCTTCAACCATGATCTCTCTAATTTCCTCCACAAGTCTTTCTTGGATTTGAGGGTACTTCACCAAATTTGCCATGATCCATTCCAATGCTGTCGAAGTAGTATCTGTTCCGGCATTTAGAAACTCTGAGCATAAGGTGCAAATATTCCCATAATCAAGCTTGCTCCCTTCATCTTCCTCCACGAGTTGCAAATCCAACAAAGTATCCACATAGCACAAAACAAACTCATTTGTGTTGTCCTCTTTGCCATCCTTGCCAAGTCTCTCTTGCTTGGCTTTCTTTCGAGCGTCAATATAAGGAATCAACAAGGCTTCTAGATCTCTTCTTAGCTGCAAGAATTCCTTCCATCTCTTCCAAAACAATATCCTTGTGATTGTTGGCCAAAAATTCAAGACATTGTACTTAGTAAAGCTCAAGAGCATGCTGCGTAGACTATCCTCGATTTCCCTAATTTGCTTCTCATCAAGCTTGTCACCAAAACACATAAAACTGAGCAAGCAAAACACGCTATATTGAAAATGATCAATGACCCTTATGGGGTTGCTAGCCCCCGACTCAGATTTTAATCGATCAAGAAGCATATCTAAAACCCATTTGCGTGCATTTGCATAGGACTTGACCTGTGAAGGGTGGAGGATATTTGAAGTGAGGTTTCGCCGGAGAGCGCGCCATACAGGACCATAGAAGCTAAAAAGGATGTCATTTTGATTGCTGCTAATGATTTTCTTGGTAGGAACAGCAACAGGGCGGTCCGCAAAGGTACTGCCATTTTGGATCAATGCTTGGTGCGCAAGGAATCGATTGGCAATGAAAATGTCGGTATGAGAGCCCATTTGAAAAGAAAAGATTGGACCATATTTGGCATGAAGTTTCTCAAGAACAGTCTTAGGATCTTTATTGAATCGTTGGAGTAATTTGAAGTTACCTATGATAGGCACTTTTGGAGGCCCCGGAGGGAGGGGATACCGTGGAAACACAAGGTAAAGTATGCGTTTGATGATTATTGAGACACCAAGAAAGAGCATAATAAAGATGAACCAAGTTTCCATGTTACTATTCCGCATCAAATTGGTTGACAATACACACAAGAGGGTATGTGTTAGAAGAAGCTTAAAAAGGGTGAGTTAAATAAAATTGAAGTGTACCATGCTAATTACTAATAGTAACACCTGCAAGCGTTACATTTACCCTATAATTGAATGTTCCATGTATGTTTATTAGCTgctaataaataaatacatcTTACGTTGGTTAACATTTTCTAAAAGAACTTCGTTTGCCacatttctaataaaaataaaaacttgcaATTAATAAAAGAATTGGACGTTTTCTAATAACAAAAAGTAAACATTGTTTGACCCAAAGAAAAGGAAGTATAAGATTGATTTATATCAAGATTGCGAAAAAAACTATCGAGTAGAATAAAATCATAAATTACTTGGCCCTGCATGAAACGTATTTTGAAAAGCTGGACAAATTACACTCCACCTTGTGAAGCTTCTAGTTTAACTGTTAAACTAACTAGTGACATGTAAACCAAACATGCGCTTACCAAGAGGATCAGATCACCGAGGACATTACAAGCTATAGTTTCACATGACTGAAAATTAAGACGTTTGCATAGTTTGTACATGTAGGAATTGTGAACACTAAAGAGAGCCTTTGCAGGATGAATATTATATAAGTAGAGATTTGGGTATGTGTCTTGTGCAGCAATGAAGAAGGATGGGTTAGAACACATTTATCAATTGCAGGTTTTCATGGAAACTTTGGGGTGAGTGGCTTCAAACCTTGGAACTCAATGGATGATGCCAAAGTGGAGATGAGAGAAATGGAGTGTTGCTTTCTTTGCAGTGTTATGGTCAATCTGGATGACAAGAAATGACGCAATAtttaaggagaaaaagaaaagtcaATGATTATCTGTGATTTCTGGGATGCAAGAGCGTTTTTGAAATATATATGCGAACAACATTAGCTCTGGAACTTGGATATGCACTGAAGTGGTTAACATGTGTGCagtagttaaaatttaaaatataagaatgaGGAGGGGAGCTAGAAGAATTGATGAAGATGAAAATGGAAGTTAGTTTTTGAAAGGAATATGGAGGGATCATACAAAGTTTGCGTAGTTATACGGGTTCATAGAACCAGATGTTTTCTTATAGTTGTTCTTAGTTGATGGTTATATGTTTCTGATAGCTGTTGGGTCTTCCTTTGTAGCTGCCTTTGATTTGGATTGTAATCTTGACCTTTGTTATTGGCCATGCTCTTCGTACAGTGTACAGTGTTCTGCTGATGCAGATGCTACTTGAagtgtgaatatatatatattcaagtaAAACTATCGGCTTGAGATTTCATTTCCCTTCTTTCGTAAAGACGTAGGTAGCAAACGACAATAATCAATTTCAGGTTGTACTTGTACGCTTCATCGTGTCCTTCTAAGTCCTTGCAATAAATGGAAATGAGTAACCAAACTAGTACAAGCTAGAATTCTATTCGGTAGCTCGAGTACCAGACGGTTTAGGGAGATTCCTCGGATGGTAAGGTGGGGTTTCTGTCTGGTTCAGGGTTGCAGAGATGGAGCTGGAGCAGCCGACTTCCCGAGTTTCTGGTGTggaggggggtgtcacctgcaaagacactccgacgcccaagtcagTTGAGTGTGCAGGCGAAAAAAAGGGGCATAAAGTGGTGTGTgtcgtaccttgggggaggggtaggaccctccccttatataccgTGTCAGAAGTGGGTCCCGCAAGGACAGAACGCACCTTCCCCGAAGCTTCTTCACACAGCTGTAGTAGAGAGATGTCCAGAACGCATGTCCGGATCGGTATTCGGTCGCCTCGCACCTGACTGTTCGGGTCGGGTGGTTCGTGGGTCGGGTCGGCCCATGCTATAggtgggccaggccgtaacagtgcccccaacacGCCAGAAAGGATCGTGAGGGTTGTTGGTGGCGTGTTATCTCCTCTTTCGTACGTCGTCGCCAGGTCGGCTGCCCGTGGAGAAGACGTGACTCTTGCGCGCGTCTGTTCGTTGCTGGGATAACCGTTTGTCGCCTCGTTTCTCTCGCAGAGCATTAAAAGCTCATAATGGGTTATTTCAAAACCCCGTGCGCAAAGACTATTTTTCTCCTAGGCCTTTCGCGCTTTTTGAGTCTGGCAGTTTTAAACGGTTTTGCCTCTGGCAGTTTTCATCTCATATCTTTACTCCATCCATCCTCATCTTCTTCTCTCCCAAGTTTCCTAGAGTATCATTTCTGCATCCCTGTGCATTTGCTCCTTTTTCTCCTCCTTTTCGAATCACCACAATCAATCATGGTAAGCATTCATCCCTTGCTTTATGTTGATTTTACCTTCATTATCAATTCTTCTGTATGCATATTGCTTTTCTGGTCCAACACAGGTGCGTTTAGATGGGGTTACCATTTCAGGGTATTTAGCTTCTTAGGCTTTTGCTTGGATTCTGTTTCAGCCACGCTTAATTCTAGTCATTGAATAGGATAAGTGTAGTTTCTGGACTATTTCCGagctcccgacctcatagactaaccTAGTGGTgaccccactgtaggtatgcctcgcgtcGTCTCACGAGCTTCCACCTCCGCCGCGGGTTACGACCCATATACTTGGGTGGCTTCTGACTTGAGGGACTCCCCAAACCAGATGGGTGAGGAGGAGCTTATCGAGTTTCGCCAGGCCAAGTACCTGTGTGGGGGTACTGACGAGGAGGCTAACTGCGACGTCTTTGTTCTTGCCCCCAACGAACGGCTGTACGAACTCAATTTCCACTCCCCCGGGTTGCCGATTGAATTTGgttttacaaagccatgttcactCAAGTGGGGGTTCGCATCCCCTTCTCCGCTATTCAAATGGCGCTCCTTAATCGGATCTCCGTGGTGCCGTCGCagctgcatccgaacagttggacctccatccgctgtttcgagatggtgtgtGAATATTTGGAGCTGCCGGTGTCCGTTGACGTTTTCCTTTATTGTTTCAACCTCACGAATCCTTCCAAGGAGGGGAAGGCgaggaaagggttcatgtccttccgatCTGTCCAAGGTCGGAGCATCTATGGCTTGTTCGAAGACTCTTATCACGGGTTTAAGGATAAAAGGTGCGTCCAGTCAAAGGCCGCTATCCTTTCTGGCTGTCGTTAGAGGGGAACGCCTCATCCCGACGtattggagtttcggggcgggGTCTAACGCTTTTATTAAGGTGACCTACAAGGGGATGTCTGTCGTGGATAAAAAGATTGCTGACGTGTTGTTGGCCGTTTTTGGGAAAAACCACGTGAGCCCCCACCTTCTTATGGATAACCCAGAGGTCGCCCGAAATTATATTTGTGAGTAGCTTTGTCTTGTGTTTCTTGCATTATCGTCACTTTGGTTAGTTACGCCGATTAAACGActaacttgtttatttatttgttgcaGTGGGAATGTTTGCCGAGGTGACAGGCCTTGAGAGTTTGTACAAAACTTTTTTGGAGGAGAGTGATGAGGAGAAGGCTGATGAGGAGCTGGAGGCCCCTCCCGGGAAGGAGGATCAGGCGGCGCCCTCACCTCGTGATGTCGACAAATAAGCATTCTGACGGGGCGCACGTTTCTTCTATTCATGGGAAGGCGGCCGGTATCGGGCACTCGTCCTCTGCTCAAGAGGCCGAAGAAGACGACTTGAGGGTCATCCCCACCCCCAAGAGGCAGAGGTCACTCTCCAGCCCCGAAGGAGCCCTCATCGTGATGGAGAGAAACTTCGATGTCGGGACATTCATAGACTCCCAGTTGCTTCTCGGCATGGAGGAACACTTTCACGGCACCGACCTTGCGGGACAGGCGTGGTGGATGTATCGTACCCTCATTCGTGGTGCGGCCATAGCTCGGAAGGCTGAGTTTGAGTTGTCGGGTATGCAGTCGCTGCGTAGGAAGCTCGAATCTACTGTTACAGCCAATAATCAATTCAAAACTCAAGTTGAAACGCTTCGGAAGCAGCTGTCCGAGGCGAAGGAGAAGCTAAGACTGCCGAGGAGAAGGCTGCGTTTGCCGAGGAAAAATTGAAGACCTATGATGCTACTGTATCTCATTTGACCGAGCGGGAGATGACTTTGGAAAGCCAGCTCAATGCCACACAAGGTCGGGTGGTCGCTTTGGAGAAAGAACGTGACACGGCCGTCTCATCGACTAAGGCCGCTCAAGCCGAAGCCGAAGAGTTTAATAAAAAACATAGAGAGACCGTGAAGCAGGGAAAAGTGCGATCCTGATGACAGAAGAGGCTCTTAAAGCCCAAGTGAAGATCGTGGCCCCTGACTTCGACACGTCGACAATCGGGGTCTTCAAAACAattaaggatggcaagattgttgaTATGCCTAAGAAATGATCCCTTGTATTTTTACATTGAGTTTGTAATTTTGTCGTGGAACTTGTGGAACTTTCCATTTGATATACTTTAGTAGTCGCTTGGTTGGCTTGTGATTATTATTTTTCTCTGCTTGTCTGGTAgcgttttcattttattttgtttgccGTTTTCTTGGTATTGGCTTGTCGCTAGCGTTTATTTACCGTTACGTTGGTAATTTGGCGGGGATAAGTCGTGGCTTTGCTGTAGCCGTTTGCTATGGCGTTAGCCTAGtcggctcccggggtgatcagtcccggggcaTCGTATCATTGTCCCATTTGACATGTGTTCTATGAAACTTGTTGTCGTGGGATGCGTAAATAACCGAAAGTAAATGAGAGGGTAATTTTCAACAAGTAAAACATAAGTCGATGATTAAACAAGTCTATTGTCATAATAAGTACTTAACAAGAGTAAATCACTGAGCTCGTCAGGTCGCCTGATCGGCGTGTTTGAGCTAGGAATAGAATCTTCTCAAGTTACCTGGATTCCAAGTTCTCGGGACCTCTTTACCATCGAACTTCTCCAATTTGTAGGCGCCCTTGCCAATCACCTATTTAactctgtaggggccttcccagtttgccgccagTTTACCTTCACCCCGAGTCGGGAGCCCGATATCGTTGCACCGCAGGACGAGGTCGTTTTGTTCAAATTCTCTCttgagcactttggtgttgtagcgcaGGGCCATTCTTTGCTTTAGTGCTATTTCCGACAAATGGGTCATCTCCATAGCCTCATCTGCTAGGTCCTTTTCCACAGCTTCCTCCACTCCCTTCAGAAGTAATCGTGGGCTCGGTTCGCCGATCTCAACGGGTATCATTGCGTCCACCCCGTACGTCAAGCGAAAAGGGATTTCTCTTGTGGACGACTGCTCGGTTGCTCGGTAAGACCAGAGAACCGAGGTGAGTTCGTCGGCCCATGCACTTTTTTTGTTAGCCAGTCGCTTCTTGAGGCCCAGCAAGACGACCTTGTTTGCAGCCTCAACTTGACCGTTCGTCTGGggacatagttatcagaaccgaaccggtaatcGAACCGGTGAGGTTACTGGGTCACTGggttattggttcaaccggtggattactggttgaaccggttaacccggtataattaaataattatgtaaaatttaattattttttctttattataagtacttttattttgtttttataaaaatagttatcattttcaaattttaatactttattaattaatttatatttattgtattattatattattataaataaaaacttacatacagttaaattttatgtgaagttgatatttaaaaatagttagatgatttgataagtttaactaaatatcatctaatgattttcaactatcaacttcatatgaagacaattGCATGTGAGTCTTTACTTATTATTATacactacaagtatttattaaaaaaaataatattaatagatatcatataatcatgaaagaaaaaataatttgtgattaataatttttttttgtttatcttaatatatatatatatatatatatatattaataaaatttatagttaaataaaatataattgatttaaaaatgagggactttaaaattaaaattaattgaatataagtaTAATAAAAAGTTAcaatatgtattataatttggaTATAAGTTGGCAAGAAGCAGTGTAGCTTGGTGGCATGGGCGTCATACTTGCATCTTTCAATTGACAAGTTCGAACCCATTGTAGCCATTTTGAAAAATTTGCCAAAAAACACAAAGCTTTGACACTTGGCACACTGGAGCGTAAGGAGAGCATGGTGGACTTGCAGAATCCAGATGCGTCGTAGCTTCGCCTTCGGTTGGGACCGAGCGGTTCGGTCCGGACCGATTTTCACCGGTTTTGGCCGGTTCGTTCCGAGTTTAACCGGTTCATTCCGGTTCTCGGCCTTGAACGGTCTTATCCTTGGACCGGACCGGTATAGGATTCGATTTACCGATTTTCCGGTCGAACTGGCCAGTCCGGTCTGGTTCTGCTATGTCTGGGGATGCTCTACAGAGGAGAATTTCTGCTTTATGCCCATACCGGTAAGAAACTCCGCGAACTTCTTGTCAGTGAACTGTGTCCTGTTATCGGAGACAACGACTTCCGGAATGCCGAATcgagttatcacctgcctccacataaACTTGCGACAATTGGATGAGGATATACTGGCCAGTGGttcagcctctatccatttggtgtagtaatcGATAGCAACTATGTGGTATTTGACTTGCCTCGGGCCAACCGAGAAAGGCCCCAGTAGGTCGATTCCCCACTGTGCGAAGGTCGTGAGGACGTCAATATGCTTAATTCTGTTGCCGGCgctttgtggaagttggcattCTCTTGGCACTTGACGCATTTCCTTATGAATTCTTTGGAGTCCATCATCATCGATGGCCAGTAATATCCAGTTCGGATGAGCTTTCtagctagggctttgcccccgatgtggtgacCACAGCACCCCTCGTGGACCTCTCTGAGCACGTAGCCTATTTGGTCGGGATGCAGGCACTTCAATAGAGgctggctgagtccctttttgaaCAGTTGCCCTTGTATTACCGCATATTTGGCTGCCTCCCGTCTCAACGCTTTAGCTACCTTCTCGTCATCGGGGAGTTTGCCGTTTTCCAGGAAATCAGTGATGGGGTCCATCCAGAAGGGGCCTATCTTTGTCAAGTAGAGGACAATCGCTGGTTCCTTTACCATGCCCTGAATGAGAGATCGGTTGCCGGCTCCCGGTTTCGTGCTTGCTAGCTTGGATAGGAGGtttgcccgtgtgttcctttccctTGGAATGTGTTGGATCGTGACCTCCTCGAACTGCTTGCTCAATTCTCTGACCTTCTCCAAGTACTTCTGTAACTGCGAGTCTCTGacttggtagcttccatttacttgtgaggTAACGACCTGTGAGTCACTACACACTTCCAGCCTCGCCGCCTCGACTTTCCGAGCTAGGGTTAAGCCTGCTAAGAGGGCCTCGTACTCCGCTTGGTTGTTTGATATGGGGATCTCAAACTTGATCGATTGTTCGTATATGACCCCAGCAGAGCTTTCCAAGATGATCCCGGCACCtccggacgtttggttggaggccccgtcCACATGGAGCCTCCACCGTATGCCCGTTTTTTCGGTTGGGTCTCCCGTCACTTCAACCAGGAAATTTGCCATTGCTTTCGCCTTGATCGCGTGTCGGGGCTCATATCGCAAATCATACTGGGAGAGCTCAATggcccaagtcatcattcttcccgccaAGTCAGGTTTCTGGAGCACTTGATGGATTCCCTAGTCTGTTCTCACGACAATCTGGTGGCCTTGGAAGTATTGCCTTAGCCTACGGGAAGAAGTCAGGAGTGCTAATGCCAGTTTCTCCAATTTGCTGTATCTCAGTTCTACTCCTTGCAGTGCTCTACTCACAAAGTAAATGCGTTGTTGAACCTTCCCTTCTTCCGCACCAAAACTGCTGCAAGCGCTTCCTCCGTTATGGCCAGATACAGGTAGAGTGGTTCTCCGGCCCTGGGCTTCCTGAGTACCGGGGGTGTTGCAAGGATGTCTTTGAAGTGATTGAACGCTTCCTCACACGTCGGGTTCCATTCAAATGCTATCCTCTTTctcatcaggttgaagaagggCAGGGCCTTCGCTGCCGACGCTCCGAGGAAGCGGGACAGCGCGGTGAGTCTTCCTGCTAGCCTCTAAACGTCTTTGACACAGCCCGAACTCTTCATTTGAAGTATTGCTTGGCATTTTTCAGGGTTGGCTTCCACCCTTCTTTAAGTTATCATAAATTCTAGGAACTTTCCAGCCTCCATGGCAAAGGCGCACTTaagcgggttgagcctcatgccgtgttacCGAGGGCTGCGAACACATTTCCCAGGTCGCTTAGGAAGTCATCGGGCCGGGTGGTTTTTGCAAGGATatcatccacgtagacttccattgtCTTGCCCATAAGGTcgctgaatatcttgttcatcaacctttggtatgtggcccctgcGTTTTTCAGGCCGAACGGCATCACCTTATAGCAATAGATTCCTCCCGGCGTTATGAACGCTATTTC
This genomic window contains:
- the LOC112789350 gene encoding cytochrome P450 89A2-like, encoding MRNSNMETWFIFIMLFLGVSIIIKRILYLVFPRYPLPPGPPKVPIIGNFKLLQRFNKDPKTVLEKLHAKYGPIFSFQMGSHTDIFIANRFLAHQALIQNGSTFADRPVAVPTKKIISSNQNDILFSFYGPVWRALRRNLTSNILHPSQVKSYANARKWVLDMLLDRLKSESGASNPIRVIDHFQYSVFCLLSFMCFGDKLDEKQIREIEDSLRSMLLSFTKYNVLNFWPTITRILFWKRWKEFLQLRRDLEALLIPYIDARKKAKQERLGKDGKEDNTNEFVLCYVDTLLDLQLVEEDEGSKLDYGNICTLCSEFLNAGTDTTSTALEWIMANLVKYPQIQERLVEEIREIMVEGENQVKEEDLPKLPYLKSVILEGLRRHPPLHYVAPHRVTKDVVLDGFLVPTTASVNFFVAEIGRDPTAWDDPMAFKPERFMDNGGTTFDIMGSKEIKMMPFGAGRRMCPGYGLAILHLEYFVANLVWNFEWKAMSGDDIDLSEKLLFTTVMKKSLKVHILPRK